In the genome of Raphanus sativus cultivar WK10039 chromosome 4, ASM80110v3, whole genome shotgun sequence, one region contains:
- the LOC108855049 gene encoding katanin p80 WD40 repeat-containing subunit B1 homolog KTN80.4, translating into MTSTKRAYKLQEFVAHSAAVNCLKIGRKSSRVLVTGGEDHKVNLWAIGKPNAILSLYGHSSGIDSVTFDASEVLVAAGAASGTIKLWDLEEAKLVRTLTGHRSNCISVDFHPFGEFFASGSLDTNLKIWDLRKKGPIHTYKGHTRGVNVLRFTPDGRWVVSGGEDNIVKVWDLTAGKLLTEFKCHEGQIQSLDFHPHEFLLATGSADRTVKFWDLETFELIGSGGPETSGVRCLSFNPDGKTVLCGLQESLKIFSWEPIRCHDGVDVGWSRLSDMNVHEGKLLGCSYNQNCVGVWVVDLSRTEPGNTGDTAQSNGQAEKRSGSGRDSVVLNDNNSKTIPGKLSVSLNVDPLLKETKSLGRLSVTQNSDPSTKETKTVGRSSTSQSSESLMKESSKPLGRLSVSQNSDVAKESRTSSTGSVPSTPHRVSLTSVSKATTGVSNAATSRRNFTKANPKANPVNKAADFIQVFVPREDPRIVPREDPRIEQATESRAELDIIARTMPYSLQAADSRRSPNSKSSQDLPNAPVLEMSESQPVEPSNIPDKNTFHGGKGGMRGAAERSINDFRYKRYGRSNSRSRVGSPPRNHDENYDLVSHRSSREPSPTESRKGGRFQSLVINRERRGRFSNFEGPVSNFPAGSVAAPNIHPSNMFKQRGNHMPVEQGIESPSEDNIVEDIIGKHDQFVSSMQSRLAKLQVVRRYWERNDVKNTIGSMEKMADNAVTADVLGIITERNEIMTLDTCTSLLPILTALLGSDMDQHLSVSLDMLLKLVRMYGSPIYSSLSAPASVGVDIEAEQRIERYSRCFVELEKVKACLPSLSRRGGLVAKSVIELNLAFQEVSS; encoded by the exons ATGACTTCTACCAAGCGAGCCTACAAGCTAC AGGAATTTGTGGCACATTCTGCTGCTGTCAACTGTCTCAAGATCGGAAGGAAGTCATCTAGGGTTCTCGTTACAGGCGGCGAAGATCACAAGGTCAATCTCTGGGCTATTGGCAAACCCAACGCCATTCTG AGCTTGTATGGGCACTCGAGTGGAATTGATTCAGTGACGTTTGATGCTTCCGAGGTCTTAGTTGCAGCAGGAGCTGCTAGTGGTACCATCAAACTTTGGGATTTGGAGGAGGCCAAGC TTGTCAGGACACTCACTGGTCACAGGTCGAATTGCATATCTGTGGATTTTCACCCTTTTGGCGAGTTCTTTGCGTCTGGCTCACTAGACACGAACCTTAAGATATGGGATCTGCGTAAAAAAGGTCCCATCCATACTTACAAGGGTCACACTCGAGGAGTCAATGTACTTAGATTCACCCCAGATGGTCGATGGGTTGTATCTGGAGGAGAGGACAACATTGTGAAG GTGTGGGATTTAACAGCTGGAAAACTGTTGACCGAGTTTAAGTGTCATGAAGGACAGATTCAGAGCCTAGATTTTCATCCTCATGAATTTCTGCTGGCAACAG GTTCAGCTGATAGGACTGTAAAATTCTGGGATCTTGAAACATTCGAGCTAATTGGTTCTGGTGGACCTGAG ACTTCTGGGGTCCGTTGCCTGAGCTTTAATCCAGATGGAAAGACGGTGCTTTGTGGATTGCAAGAAAGCCTCAAG ATTTTCTCGTGGGAGCCAATAAGATGTCATGATGGAGTGGATGTTGGATGGTCAAGATTGTCAGATATGAATGTTCACGAAGGAAAGCTGCTTGGTTGCTCATACAATCAAAATTGTGTAGGCGTGTGGGTCGTAGACCTCTCG CGCACTGAGCCAGGCAATACTGGAGATACTGCTCAGTCAAATGGACAAGCAGAGAAAAGGTCTGGATCAGGAAGAGATTCAGTAGTTCTCAATGATAATAACTCAAAGACTATTCCTGGCAAGCTGTCTGTTTCCCTGAACGTAGATCCTCTACTGAAGGAAACAAAGTCTCTCGGACGATTATCTGTCACTCAGAACTCTGATCCTTcgacaaaagaaacaaagaccGTTGGAAGGTCATCAACATCCCAAAGTTCGGAGTCTTTGATGAAGGAATCATCAAAGCCTCTTGGAAGGTTGTCAGTTTCTCAAAATTCAGACGTTGCTAAAGAGTCAAGGACATCAT CCACGGGAAGTGTACCTAGCACTCCTCATAGGGTCAGTTTAACCAGTGTTTCAAAGGCCACTACTGGTGTCTCTAATGCTGCAACGTCAAGGAGGAATTTTACAAAAGCTAACCCAAAGGCGAATCCTGTCAATAAGGCTGCAGATTTTATTCAGGTGTTTGTCCCCAGAGAAGACCCTAGAATAGTCCCCAGAGAAGACCCTAGAATAGAGCAGGCGACTGAATCCAGAGCAGAGCTTGACATTATTGCAAGAACCATGCCTTATTCGTTGCAAGCGGCTGATTCCCGAAGGTCGCCTAACAGCAAAAGTAGCCAAGATCTGCCAAACGCTCCGGTTCTTGAAATGTCAGAGTCTCAGCCAGTTGAACCAAGTAATATACCGGATAAAAATACATTTCACGGTGGCAAGGGTGGCATGCGGGGTGCAGCTGAGCGAAGCATCAACGATTTTAGATACAAGAGATATGGCAGGAGTAATTCAAGGTCACGGGTGGGATCACCTCCAAGAAACCACGATGAAAACT ATGACTTGGTAAGCCACAGATCAAGTAGAGAACCAAGTCCCACTGAAAGTCGAAAAGGAG GAAGATTCCAGTCACTCGTTATAAATAGGGAGAGAAGAGGAAGATTTTCCAACTTCGAGGGTCCTGTTTCTAATTTTCCGGCTGGAAGTGTGGCGGCTCCTAACATCCACCCTTCAAATATG TTCAAGCAGAGAGGAAACCATATGCCAGTTGAACAAGGGATCGAGTCTCCTTCTGAAGATAATATTGTTGAAGACATAATTGGGAAACACGATCAATTTGTCAGCTCTATGCAGTCTCGTTTGGCTAAGTTACAG GTAGTTCGTAGATATTGGGAAAGAAATGATGTAAAGAACACGATAGGTTCGATGGAGAAGATGGCTGATAATGCT GTTACGGCGGATGTACTGGGTATAATAACGGAGAGAAATGAGATTATGACATTGGATACTTGTACCTCCCTTCTTCCCATTCTAACAGCTCTTCTAGGAAGTGACATGGATCA gCATTTGAGCGTTTCCCTGGATATGCTGCTTAAGCTGGTTAGAATGTACGGATCACCAATTTACTCATCGCTGTCAGCTCCAGCATCTGTTGGTGTAGATATCGAAGCCGAGCAAAG AATCGAGCGCTACAGTCGTTGCTTTGTGGAGCTAGAGAAAGTTAAAGCCTGCCTTCCCTCGCTGTCAAG AAGAGGAGGTTTGGTGGCCAAGTCTGTGATTGAACTCAACTTAGCATTTCAGGAAGTTTCATCATAA
- the LOC130511829 gene encoding uncharacterized protein LOC130511829 isoform X2, translating to MMVVHSHANANGQEATMSNRFERRSVENMVNGIDRGATGGAGPSQFYSPATVLSSPMRTQLEGENDTHINSSTHRLMTVGEVNDSGSAGKQDLIHKIQENEQEILQLRRYLTDCSVKEAQIRNEKYVLEKRIAYMRLAFDQQQEDLVDAASKALSYRQEIIEENIRLTYALQATQQERSTFVSYLLPLLSEYSLQPQVSDAQSIVSNVKVLFKHLQEKLLLTETKLKESEYQLAPWQAPSRAAGVALTHSAKDSLYSNDQAATDGGSKRWNQDEPSSSTLGSYHLDDPNRFSSPVNGQSAAFETPRQTVTSGDESSGWKQVDEAPTKHVKFREPPSKIVMDEAEGQSDTKNPPYVPAFDDPSTSNSPILPPVREEPSSSSESEDDDDPLPGIEDLQISGEPYPGHELQACGYSVNGTTSCNFEWVCHLEDGSVNYIEGAKQPNYLVTADDVDLYLAIEVQPLDDRNRKGELVKVFANENRKITCHPEMQRHIEKNLHSGHASYKVSVSTGFLDIWEDATLSIKREGYTIKCNNDIIVTEKFSSSSTAVTIPFGQPEEFVIVASDGSSECSLRADNGSADLSCSRDTIVLTLRLFSMRALQRKKGKRRGFLFNK from the exons ATGATGGTTGTTCACTCCCACGCGAATGCTAACGGCCAAGAAGCTACTATGAGCAATCGTTTTGAAAGGCGCTCTGTGGAGAATATGGTTAATGGCATTGATAGAGGAGCTACAGGTGGTGCTGGTCCTTCTCAGTTTTATTCACCGGCTACAGTATTATCATCTCCTATGAG AACGCAGTTGGAAGGAGAAAATGACACACATATCAATTCATCTACTCATCGATTAATGACAGTTGGTGAAGTAAATGATTCTGGCAGTGCTGGGAAGCAG GACCTCATTCACAAGATTCAGGAAAACGAACAAGAAATTTTGCAGTTGCGGAGATATCTTACTGACTGTTCTGTTAAG GAAGCTCAAATCCGCAATGAAAAATATGTTCTGGAAAAGCGAATTGCCTACATGCGTCTG GCATTTGATCAACAGCAAGAAGATCTTGTTGACGCTGCATCAAAAGCTCTCTCTTACAGACAAGAGATAATTGAGGAAAATATACGCCTAACATATGCCTTACAG GCTACACAGCAAGAGCGATCTACATTTGTATCATACTTGTTGCCTCTTCTATCGGAGTATTCTCTACAACCACAGGTTTCTGATGCACAGTCTATTGTTAGCAATGTGAAG GTTTTATTTAAGCATCTACAAGAGAAGCTCCTTCTTACTGAG ACAAAGTTAAAAGAGTCAGAATATCAATTAGCACCTTGGCAGGCCCCATCTCGCGCAGCTGGTGTAGCGTTAACCCACTCA GCGAAGGATTCCCTATATTCCAATGATCAAGCAGCCACAGACGGGGGTTCAAAGCGCTGGAATCAAGATGAGCCAAGTAGCTCAACTTTGGGGAGTTACCATCTTGATGATCCTAATAGGTTTTCATCTCCGGTGAACGG TCAGTCGGCTGCCTTTGAGACGCCTCGGCAAACGGTTACTAGTGGAGATGAATCTAGTGGTTGGAAGCAAGTAGACGAAGCTCCAACAAAGCATGTTAAATTTCGTGAGCCTCCCAGCAAGATAGTTATGGACGAAGCAGAAGGACAGTCAGATACCAAAAATCCACCATATGTCCCTGCGTTTGATGATCCTAGCACCTCAAATTCTCCTATTTTGCCCCCCGTCCGTGAAGAACCATCGTCATCTTCGGAGA gtgaagatgatgatgacccGTTACCAGGTATAGAGGATCTTCAAATTTCAGGAGAACCTTATCCTGGACATGAGCTTCAGGCTTGTGGTTACTCCGTTAATGGAACAACAAGTTGTAACTTTGAG TGGGTGTGTCATCTTGAAGATGGATCTGTGAATTACATTGAAG GAGCAAAGCAGCCAAATTATCTTGTCACAGCTGATGATGTTGATTTATATCTTGCTATTGAAGTTCAGCCTTTGGATGACAGGAACCGCAAG GGGGAGCTTGTCAAGGTCTTTGCCAATGAAAATCGGAAGATAACTTGCC ATCCAGAGATGCAGaggcatatagagaagaatctTCATAGTGGTCATGCTTCATACAAAGTTTCTGTTTCG ACTGGTTTCCTAGATATATGGGAAGACGCTACGCTGTCTATAAAGAGAGAAGGTTACACTATCAAGTGTAATAACGATATCATAGTTACTGAGAAGTTCTCATCTTCTTCTACTGCT GTAACAATTCCGTTTGGGCAGCCTGAAGAATTTGTTATAGTTGCTTCTGATGGTAGTAGTGAATGTTCCTTGCGAGCAGATAACGGATCAGCAGACCTTAGCTG CTCAAGAGATACAATAGTACTCACCCTGAGATTATTTAGCATGAGG GCTCTACAGAGAAAGAAGGGAAAGAGGAGAggatttttatttaacaaatga
- the LOC108855691 gene encoding probable leucine-rich repeat receptor-like protein kinase At1g35710, with translation MQNLRWVLNLLFVSSLLRNLVHSSSQVTCSSQDRAALLAFKSSIVEDTTGVLSSWVGKDCCSGDWEGVLCNPATGKVTSLVLQSSLTEPTLYMKGTLSPSLGSLGSLQVLVISGNKFIAGSIPNSFSNLTSLTQLALEDNSLHGNVPSGLGHLPVLESISLAGNRFSGTVPASLGNLRSLSTMSLARNSLSGPVPVAFKNLLKLQILDLSFNLLSGPIPGFIGQFRDLNTLHLSSNRLSGEIPVSVYNLGKLQDMSLEGNDLTGQLSDRISNLKSLATLDLSSNKFIGHIPASIKRLQNLWSLNLSRNHFSDPLPVVVGRGFPSLLSIDLSYNNLNLGSVPSWIRDKPLTQINLAGCKLRGAFPKLARPDDLLSLDLSDNFLAGDVSALLANMTSLQKLKLSENQLRFDLSKLKLPEGVSSVDLSSNLVTGSLSSLLNNKTSRFLEEIHLTNNQISGRIPDFAESLNLKVLNIGSNNIGGQIPSSISNLVELVRLDISRNHITGVIPQAIGQLAQLNWLDLSINALTGRIPDSLLNIKAVKHASFRANRLCGLIPQGRPFNIFPAAAYLHNLCLCGKPLPPCRKTMK, from the coding sequence ATGCAAAACCTGAGATGGGTTTTGAATCTCTTGTttgtctcttctcttctccgTAATCTTGTTCACTCCTCATCACAAGTCACCTGCTCAAGCCAAGACAGAGCAGCACTTCTGGCTTTCAAATCAAGCATCGTCGAAGACACAACTGGAGTTCTGTCTTCATGGGTCGGCAAAGATTGCTGCAGTGGAGACTGGGAAGGTGTTCTATGCAACCCAGCCACCGGAAAAGTCACAAGCCTGGTGCTGCAAAGCTCCTTGACCGAACCTACTCTTTACATGAAAGGCACATTATCACCTTCACTGGGGAGTCTCGGATCTCTCCAGGTTTTGGTCATTAGTGGAAACAAATTCATCGCTGGTTCGATTCCAAACAGCTTCTCTAACTTAACCAGTCTTACCCAGCTCGCCCTCGAAGATAATTCTCTCCACGGCAACGTTCCTTCTGGTTTAGGCCACCTTCCGGTGCTGGAATCTATTTCATTGGCTGGAAACCGCTTCTCAGGTACTGTCCCGGCGAGTTTGGGGAACTTAAGAAGCCTTTCCACGATGAGTTTGGCTCGAAACTCTCTCTCAGGTCCAGTCCCCGTGGCTTTCAAGAACCTTCTCAAGCTTCAGATTCTTGATCTCAGCTTCAATCTGTTATCTGGACCAATCCCAGGTTTCATAGGCCAGTTTCGGGATCTAAACACTCTTCATCTCTCTAGCAACAGACTATCCGGGGAGATACCAGTTTCTGTTTATAACTTGGGGAAGCTTCAAGACATGTCGTTGGAGGGAAATGATCTGACTGGACAACTCTCAGACCGAATCAGCAATTTGAAGTCGCTCGCTACCCTTGACTTGAGCAGCAACAAGTTCATTGGTCACATACCAGCATCCATTAAGAGACTGCAGAATCTCTGGTCTCTCAATCTCTCCAGAAACCATTTCTCTGATCCTCTGCCTGTTGTTGTAGGCAGAGGATTTCCTTCTTTACTGTCCATCGATCTTTCCTACAACAACCTTAATCTTGGATCAGTTCCAAGCTGGATCAGAGACAAGCCACTCACACAGATCAACTTAGCTGGTTGCAAACTGAGAGGAGCCTTTCCGAAGCTAGCAAGACCAGACGACTTGCTCTCGCTAGACTTGTCTGACAACTTTCTCGCAGGTGATGTTTCAGCTCTTCTCGCCAACATGACCAGTCTTCAGAAACTGAAGCTCTCAGAGAACCAGCTCAGGTTCGATCTCTCCAAGCTCAAGTTGCCGGAAGGGGTGTCTTCCGTTGATCTGAGTTCAAATCTAGTGACAGGGTCTCTTTCAAGCCTGTTAAACAACAAGACAAGCCGCTTCTTGGAAGAGATCCATCTCACCAACAACCAAATCTCAGGGAGGATCCCTGACTTCGCAGAGAGCTTGAACCTGAAAGTACTCAACATAGGGAGCAACAACATCGGCGGACAAATCCCAAGTTCAATATCAAACCTTGTTGAACTCGTGAGACTAGACATCTCAAGGAATCACATTACGGGAGTCATACCTCAAGCAATAGGACAGCTCGCCCAGCTGAACTGGCTCGACCTCTCGATCAACGCCCTTACGGGAAGAATCCCAGATAGCTTGTTGAACATCAAGGCAGTGAAACATGCGAGTTTCAGGGCCAACAGACTGTGCGGACTGATTCCACAAGGAAGACCATTCAACATCTTTCCCGCAGCTGCTTATCTGCATAACCTTTGCTTGTGTGGCAAGCCGTTACCACCCTGCAGGAAGACTATGAAATGA
- the LOC130511829 gene encoding uncharacterized protein LOC130511829 isoform X1: MRMENGHEDTFSQVGIEDSSENEFKNDNLLQVIKAVEAAETTIKQQVEENSRLKAELERSILELAKYKSDESLPQTSNLGDHSVDCKQSVIKASDGDSSGMMVVHSHANANGQEATMSNRFERRSVENMVNGIDRGATGGAGPSQFYSPATVLSSPMRTQLEGENDTHINSSTHRLMTVGEVNDSGSAGKQDLIHKIQENEQEILQLRRYLTDCSVKEAQIRNEKYVLEKRIAYMRLAFDQQQEDLVDAASKALSYRQEIIEENIRLTYALQATQQERSTFVSYLLPLLSEYSLQPQVSDAQSIVSNVKVLFKHLQEKLLLTETKLKESEYQLAPWQAPSRAAGVALTHSAKDSLYSNDQAATDGGSKRWNQDEPSSSTLGSYHLDDPNRFSSPVNGQSAAFETPRQTVTSGDESSGWKQVDEAPTKHVKFREPPSKIVMDEAEGQSDTKNPPYVPAFDDPSTSNSPILPPVREEPSSSSESEDDDDPLPGIEDLQISGEPYPGHELQACGYSVNGTTSCNFEWVCHLEDGSVNYIEGAKQPNYLVTADDVDLYLAIEVQPLDDRNRKGELVKVFANENRKITCHPEMQRHIEKNLHSGHASYKVSVSTGFLDIWEDATLSIKREGYTIKCNNDIIVTEKFSSSSTAVTIPFGQPEEFVIVASDGSSECSLRADNGSADLSCSRDTIVLTLRLFSMRALQRKKGKRRGFLFNK, from the exons ATGAGGATGGAGAACGGCCATGAGGACACATTTTCCCAAGTGGGTATTGAAGATTCTTCGGAGAATGAGTTCAAAAACGATAACTTGTTGCAGGTCATCAAAGCTGTTGAAGCAGCTGAAACCACCATCAAGCAGCAG GTGGAGGAGAATAGCCGCTTAAAGGCTGAACTTGAGAGAAGTATTCTGGAACTCGCTAAATAT AAATCAGATGAATCCTTGCCCCAAACATCTAATCTCGGAGATCATTCAGTTGACTGTAAGCAAAGTGTGATCAAAGCTTCAGATGGTGATTCATCAGGCATGATGGTTGTTCACTCCCACGCGAATGCTAACGGCCAAGAAGCTACTATGAGCAATCGTTTTGAAAGGCGCTCTGTGGAGAATATGGTTAATGGCATTGATAGAGGAGCTACAGGTGGTGCTGGTCCTTCTCAGTTTTATTCACCGGCTACAGTATTATCATCTCCTATGAG AACGCAGTTGGAAGGAGAAAATGACACACATATCAATTCATCTACTCATCGATTAATGACAGTTGGTGAAGTAAATGATTCTGGCAGTGCTGGGAAGCAG GACCTCATTCACAAGATTCAGGAAAACGAACAAGAAATTTTGCAGTTGCGGAGATATCTTACTGACTGTTCTGTTAAG GAAGCTCAAATCCGCAATGAAAAATATGTTCTGGAAAAGCGAATTGCCTACATGCGTCTG GCATTTGATCAACAGCAAGAAGATCTTGTTGACGCTGCATCAAAAGCTCTCTCTTACAGACAAGAGATAATTGAGGAAAATATACGCCTAACATATGCCTTACAG GCTACACAGCAAGAGCGATCTACATTTGTATCATACTTGTTGCCTCTTCTATCGGAGTATTCTCTACAACCACAGGTTTCTGATGCACAGTCTATTGTTAGCAATGTGAAG GTTTTATTTAAGCATCTACAAGAGAAGCTCCTTCTTACTGAG ACAAAGTTAAAAGAGTCAGAATATCAATTAGCACCTTGGCAGGCCCCATCTCGCGCAGCTGGTGTAGCGTTAACCCACTCA GCGAAGGATTCCCTATATTCCAATGATCAAGCAGCCACAGACGGGGGTTCAAAGCGCTGGAATCAAGATGAGCCAAGTAGCTCAACTTTGGGGAGTTACCATCTTGATGATCCTAATAGGTTTTCATCTCCGGTGAACGG TCAGTCGGCTGCCTTTGAGACGCCTCGGCAAACGGTTACTAGTGGAGATGAATCTAGTGGTTGGAAGCAAGTAGACGAAGCTCCAACAAAGCATGTTAAATTTCGTGAGCCTCCCAGCAAGATAGTTATGGACGAAGCAGAAGGACAGTCAGATACCAAAAATCCACCATATGTCCCTGCGTTTGATGATCCTAGCACCTCAAATTCTCCTATTTTGCCCCCCGTCCGTGAAGAACCATCGTCATCTTCGGAGA gtgaagatgatgatgacccGTTACCAGGTATAGAGGATCTTCAAATTTCAGGAGAACCTTATCCTGGACATGAGCTTCAGGCTTGTGGTTACTCCGTTAATGGAACAACAAGTTGTAACTTTGAG TGGGTGTGTCATCTTGAAGATGGATCTGTGAATTACATTGAAG GAGCAAAGCAGCCAAATTATCTTGTCACAGCTGATGATGTTGATTTATATCTTGCTATTGAAGTTCAGCCTTTGGATGACAGGAACCGCAAG GGGGAGCTTGTCAAGGTCTTTGCCAATGAAAATCGGAAGATAACTTGCC ATCCAGAGATGCAGaggcatatagagaagaatctTCATAGTGGTCATGCTTCATACAAAGTTTCTGTTTCG ACTGGTTTCCTAGATATATGGGAAGACGCTACGCTGTCTATAAAGAGAGAAGGTTACACTATCAAGTGTAATAACGATATCATAGTTACTGAGAAGTTCTCATCTTCTTCTACTGCT GTAACAATTCCGTTTGGGCAGCCTGAAGAATTTGTTATAGTTGCTTCTGATGGTAGTAGTGAATGTTCCTTGCGAGCAGATAACGGATCAGCAGACCTTAGCTG CTCAAGAGATACAATAGTACTCACCCTGAGATTATTTAGCATGAGG GCTCTACAGAGAAAGAAGGGAAAGAGGAGAggatttttatttaacaaatga
- the LOC108853097 gene encoding high mobility group B protein 7 has protein sequence MAGRGHGGGGSPKSNEFVICEGCNKNVAVAFISMHSCSRLDAKIRFKLESKVAETQTESKKKKPPTAFYIFMSDFRKTYQKENPYVNLKDVPKLGGEKWKSFTSDEKQVYWDSAAQLMRGYNMSLESSESDEEDEY, from the exons ATGGCCGGTCGTGGTCATGGTGGTGGTGGATCGCCCAAATCAAACGAATTCGTTATTTG CGAGGGATGCAACAAGAACGTAGCTGTTGCTTTTATAAGTATGCACAGTTGCAGCCGCCTCGACGCCAAAATTCGATTCAAACTCG AATCCAAAGTTGCTGAGACGCAAACTGAGTCTAAGAA GAAAAAGCCTCCTACagctttttatattttcat GAGTGATTTTCGCAAAACTTACCAAAAAGAGAATCCATATGTTAACCTTAAGGAT GTTCCAAAGCTTGGTGGTGAAAAGTGGAAGTCTTTCACTTCGGAC GAGAAGCAAGTTTATTGGGATAGTGCTGCTCAGCTTATGAGAGGATATAACATGTCGCTTGAGAGCAGCGAATCTGATGAGGAA GACGAGTATTAG
- the LOC130511848 gene encoding high mobility group B protein 7-like yields MDGGGGGGGSETTNNSNSNTLLRPKFVSVFALCERCNAKFCVKYNSQHICSLNAKTETEANKKKKPGEKKKLPPPTAFYIFMNYFRETFEFENPSINVKNVAKLGGEMWKSFTEDEKKVYRDKAAQLMEEYNCVTEDAEEKQAENKEDAPNGGQIGRGRGRGILGRRKQSPLG; encoded by the exons ATggacggtggtggtggtggtggtggatctGAAACCACCAACAACAGCAACAGCAACACCTTACTTCGCCCCAAATTCGTCAGCGTTTTCGCTCTATG TGAAAGATGCAACGCGAAATTTTGTGTGAAGTATAATAGTCAGCACATTTGCAGCCTCAACGCCAAAACTG AAACTGAGgctaataagaagaagaaacctggAGAGAA GAAGAAGCTTCCTCCTCCTACTGccttttatattttcat gaattATTTCCGCGAAACTTTTGAATTTGAGAATCCATCTATCAACGTTAAGAAT GTTGCAAAGCTTGGTGGTGAAATGTGGAAGTCTTTCACTGAGGAC GAGAAGAAAGTTTATAGGGATAAAGCTGCTCAACTTATGGAAGAATATAACTGCGTAACTGAGGATGCTGAGGAGAAACAagctgaaaacaaagaagatgcACCAAATGGTGGTCAAATAGGTAGAGGTAGAGGTAGAGGAATACTTGGTCGGCGAAAGCAAAGTCCACTTGGCTAA